A stretch of the Carassius auratus strain Wakin unplaced genomic scaffold, ASM336829v1 scaf_tig00014716, whole genome shotgun sequence genome encodes the following:
- the LOC113074455 gene encoding nucleoporin NUP35-like encodes MDIQSIEPMTLGSPTSPKPGAQFLPGFLMGDLPAPVTPQPRSFGLTGGGTETRSPFLAGGSPPQPVVPTPKDKSGAPPVRSIYDDLNGSAVGMSPLAARKQPFAGVHTPLSGLPGTPGTMSNLFSPAGQQMKTVLSPAQADPFFTQGDALSSEDLLDDTWVTVFGFPPASASYILLQFAQYGNILKHVMSNTGNWMHVRYQSKLQARKALSKDGKIFGEAIMIGVKPCIDKSVMESSDKSSTSSSVFTPPVKAPGTPSHPLSTPRSVMRPLSAAYKASSSDYQVVSDQQTPKKDDSLVSKAMEYMFGW; translated from the exons ATGGACATCCAGA GTATTGAACCAATGACTCTCGGGTCTCCAACCTCCCCCAAGCCTGGGGCTCAGTTTTTACCTGGGTTTCTGATGGGAGACCTGCCTGCTCCCGTCACACCTCAGCCCAGGTCTTTTGGGTTGACAGGAGGTGGGACAGAAACGAGGTCTCCTTTTCTGGCTG GTGGGTCTCCTCCACAGCCGGTGGTCCCAACGCCTAAAGACAAGAGTGGAGCCCCTCCGGTCAGAAGCATCTATGATGACCTCAACGGCTCCGCTGTGGGAATGTCACCTCTTGCTGCTCGCAAGCAA CCATTTGCTGGAGTGCACACACCATTGTCTGGCCTACCAGGGACACCAGGAACca TGTCTAATTTGTTTAGCCCCGCGGGGCAGCAGATGAAAACCGTACTTTCCCCAGCTCAAGCAGATCCATTCTTCACACAAGGTGATGCTCTGTCCTCAGAAGACCTGCTAGATGACACCTGGGTCACAGTTTTTGG ATTCCCTCCAGCATCTGCATCGTACATCCTTTTACAGTTTGCACAGTatggaaatatattaaaacatgtg ATGTCTAATACAGGCAACTGGATGCACGTTCGCTATCAGTCTAAACTGCAGGCACGAAAAGCTCTCAGTAAAGATGGAAAGATATTTGGAGAAGCCATAATGATTGGCGTCAAACCTTGTATTGATAAG agtgTAATGGAGAGTTCGGACAAGAGCAGTACTTCCAGTTCTGTGTTTACTCCCCCGGTGAAGGCTCCCGGTACCCCCAGTCACCCTCTGTCAACTCCCCGATCTGTCATGAGACCCCTCAGTGCTGCTTACAAAGCATCCAGCAGTGACTACCAG GTTGTATCAGATCAACAGACACCAAAAAAGGATGACAGTCTTGTATCTAAAGCAATGGAGTATATGTTTGGATGGTAG